The following coding sequences lie in one Bacillus thermozeamaize genomic window:
- a CDS encoding arsenate reductase (thioredoxin), with product MSGKKLVYFLCTGNACRSQMAEGWLKALGGDRYEVKSAGVHAHGLHPRAVQVMKEAGVDISSHTSDVIDPEILHRADYVITLCGHADDHCPAISNPNVVRWHWGFDDPAKATGTEEEIMDKFREVRDAIRSRIEKFVAEGK from the coding sequence ATGTCAGGCAAAAAATTGGTTTATTTCCTTTGCACGGGAAACGCTTGCCGCAGCCAGATGGCGGAGGGGTGGTTGAAAGCGTTGGGGGGTGATCGGTACGAGGTGAAAAGCGCCGGTGTGCACGCGCATGGGTTGCATCCCCGTGCGGTACAAGTCATGAAGGAGGCGGGTGTGGATATCAGCAGCCATACGTCCGATGTGATTGATCCGGAGATTTTGCATCGGGCGGACTATGTGATTACATTATGCGGGCATGCCGACGATCATTGTCCGGCCATTTCCAATCCCAACGTGGTGAGATGGCATTGGGGGTTTGATGATCCGGCCAAAGCGACAGGAACCGAAGAGGAAATCATGGACAAGTTTCGGGAGGTCCGGGATGCGATAAGATCGCGCATCGAGAAGTTTGTCGCCGAAGGAAAGTGA